A window of the Clostridia bacterium genome harbors these coding sequences:
- a CDS encoding NnrS family protein, whose amino-acid sequence MSDRLINIESRRPAGQESAEEIFARSKLREQALSRLLVFYIVSGLVFMLLPGTFLGVWNLISISSRHAAEAISPAWIQAHGHAQIFGWVGSFILGIGFYSIPTVRTRFALSRGWTCAALWVTGVAIRWFTNVYQWQWRAALPISAAMELAAFLIFFRAVSTHEPKPDDAGKKRLDPWIWIVVVGAIGFLATLVMNFGASIYLALRGADPAFPYEFDQRFLVLCAWGFLVSFVWGFSAKWLPVFLGLRPLNMRLLSGAVALNIAGVVLALFGVFGLATVLLFIAAVLAGVSLRLYEPSLYPPKVKGVHSSFPLFVRSAYVWLLVAAALGIWAAQTRNASGIWGASRHALTVGFLSIMVFSIGQRVLPAFSGMRLLFSPRLMFLGLSVLTLGCILRVSSEVLAYQDLAQWAWKVLPVSAVIELTGVTLFAVNLLLTFVRRPAHLMTE is encoded by the coding sequence ATGAGCGACCGACTCATCAACATCGAGAGCCGAAGACCGGCAGGGCAGGAGAGCGCCGAGGAGATTTTCGCGCGTAGCAAGTTGCGCGAACAGGCACTCTCTCGCCTTCTCGTTTTCTATATCGTCTCGGGTCTCGTCTTCATGCTGCTTCCGGGGACGTTTCTTGGCGTCTGGAATCTCATCTCGATCAGCAGTCGCCACGCCGCAGAAGCAATCTCGCCAGCGTGGATACAGGCGCATGGACATGCTCAGATATTCGGCTGGGTGGGCAGCTTCATTCTCGGCATAGGCTTCTACTCCATCCCAACAGTGCGCACGCGCTTCGCGCTGAGCCGCGGATGGACGTGTGCCGCGCTCTGGGTTACCGGTGTCGCAATCCGCTGGTTCACCAACGTTTATCAGTGGCAGTGGCGCGCGGCGCTGCCCATCTCGGCGGCCATGGAGCTTGCTGCGTTTCTGATTTTTTTCCGCGCTGTCTCCACTCACGAACCGAAGCCAGACGACGCCGGAAAGAAACGCCTGGATCCTTGGATATGGATCGTGGTCGTCGGCGCTATCGGATTTCTGGCAACGCTCGTCATGAACTTTGGCGCAAGCATCTACCTTGCGCTGCGCGGGGCTGACCCTGCGTTCCCGTACGAGTTCGATCAGCGCTTTCTCGTTCTATGTGCGTGGGGATTTCTGGTCTCGTTCGTTTGGGGATTTAGTGCTAAGTGGCTGCCAGTTTTCCTTGGGCTCCGACCGTTGAACATGCGGCTGCTTTCCGGTGCCGTTGCCCTCAACATTGCAGGCGTGGTTCTCGCGCTGTTCGGCGTCTTTGGGCTTGCAACGGTTCTGCTGTTTATCGCCGCAGTGCTGGCTGGCGTATCGTTGCGGCTGTACGAGCCCTCGCTGTACCCACCCAAGGTCAAGGGAGTTCACAGCAGTTTTCCCTTGTTTGTGCGCAGTGCTTACGTGTGGCTGCTCGTGGCCGCCGCGCTTGGCATCTGGGCTGCTCAAACTCGCAACGCTTCAGGAATATGGGGCGCTTCGCGTCACGCGCTCACGGTGGGATTTCTATCCATCATGGTGTTCAGCATTGGTCAGCGTGTGTTACCCGCTTTTAGCGGCATGCGCCTGCTATTCAGCCCCAGGCTCATGTTCTTGGGGCTTTCTGTACTTACGCTTGGTTGCATTCTTCGTGTCTCTTCTGAGGTTCTTGCCTATCAAGACCTCGCGCAGTGGGCCTGGAAGGTACTACCGGTATCGGCCGTGATTGAGTTAACCGGCGTCACTCTGTTTGCAGTCAACCTGCTCCTCACATTCGTACGACGCCCGGCGCACCTTATGACTGAATAG
- the ric gene encoding iron-sulfur cluster repair di-iron protein, producing the protein MTQMTLDANKTVREFAVELPSAIRVFEKFGIDYCCGGGKTLVEVCSAAKLPVETVLDTLSRAESEREHLSEGQSDYRTMPLADLIAHIVTRHHNYVRDELPRLEHLLGKVAAKHGPNHPEVPQVQPVFAALSQELTMHLMKEEEVLFPYIVRMEEAAVAKEPAPPPSFGSVQNPVRMMMSEHDSAGDALRRMRQLTSDYTVPADGCMSFHALYEGLADFEADLHQHIHLENNILFPRAISIEDVRYAGAVSGCGHSCPVEK; encoded by the coding sequence ATGACTCAAATGACACTCGACGCCAACAAGACTGTCCGGGAATTCGCGGTGGAACTGCCGAGCGCAATCCGCGTCTTTGAAAAATTCGGAATCGATTACTGCTGCGGCGGCGGCAAGACGCTCGTCGAAGTTTGCTCCGCGGCCAAGCTGCCAGTGGAAACCGTTCTGGACACTCTCTCTCGCGCCGAGAGCGAGCGCGAGCATCTCAGCGAGGGCCAGTCCGACTACAGAACCATGCCACTTGCCGATCTTATCGCGCACATCGTGACCAGACACCACAACTATGTACGCGATGAACTGCCGCGCCTCGAACACCTGCTCGGAAAGGTCGCGGCAAAGCATGGCCCCAATCATCCGGAAGTCCCCCAAGTGCAACCCGTCTTCGCCGCGCTCTCGCAGGAACTCACCATGCACCTCATGAAGGAAGAAGAGGTTCTCTTCCCATACATCGTTCGCATGGAAGAAGCCGCCGTCGCGAAAGAGCCAGCACCGCCGCCGAGTTTCGGTTCCGTGCAGAACCCCGTCCGCATGATGATGTCTGAGCACGATAGCGCCGGTGACGCCCTTCGACGGATGCGCCAGCTCACCTCCGACTACACCGTCCCCGCAGATGGCTGCATGAGTTTCCACGCTCTGTACGAGGGGCTTGCCGATTTTGAGGCTGACCTGCACCAGCACATTCACCTTGAAAACAACATCCTGTTCCCGCGCGCTATTTCCATCGAAGACGTTCGCTATGCAGGTGCGGTTTCAGGGTGTGGGCACAGCTGCCCGGTCGAAAAGTAG